AACAGCACCGCCTTGCCCTCCATCACCGGCAGCGCGGCGCGTGGGCCGATGTTGCCGAGCCCGAGCACCGCCGAGCCGTCAGTGACCACCGCGACCGTGTGCGACACCCAGGTGTAGTCGTCCACCAGGGTGGGGTCGGCGGCGATCGCCTCACACACCCGGGCCACCCCCGGGGTGTACGCCAGGGAGAGATCTTCCCGGCTGGTGAGCGGCACGGTCGAGGTGACGGCCATCTTGCCGCCCCGGTGCAGCAGGAAGACGGGATCAGCGGGGTCCACGGTGGACGAAGACATGGTGGTGACTCCAGGATCTGTCGAGCAGACGGGGCGGCCGGCCCGGCCGCGAGGTGGGCGGCGAGCGGTGGCACGCGGTGCGGGGGGTCACCCGGGCACTTCCGAGCATAGTGTCGGCACTGCTGCTCGGATGTGAGCAGGGTCATAACCGGCGACGAGGAACCCGTCCGGGGCGCGGCCAGTAGCGGGCCACCACCCTCCCCCGCACGTCGGCCACTCCGTACGCCCGGGAGTCATCGGTGATCAGGTCGTTGTCACCATGCAGCCACCAGCCGCCGTCCTGCGGCCGGACCGCCCGCTTCACCACCAGCAACTCGGGCCGGGTCCGGAAGACCGCGACCACCACATCTCCGGGTCGGATCGGGCGACCACCGGGGCGAACCAGCACCGCGTCGCCGTGCCGCAGCGTCGGCGCCATGGACGGTCCGGTCACCAGAACTGCGGTGAGCGGCCTCCGCAACCGGGCGGCCTCAGCCGGGTGATCGGTGGTCATTGGTTTCACCTCCACCCGGTTCGGGGAGCACTCCCAGGAGTAATGTCGCCTTTGATCATCGCAAACTTCCCATGGAGGATCCCGATGCGACTTCCGCGCATCCTTGCGCCCCGCGTCACCGCGAGCGCTCACTGCGACCTGCCGTGCGGTGTCTACGATCCGGCTCAGGCTCGGATCGAGGCCGAGTCGGTCAAAATGATCTGCGAGAAGTACCAGGCGAACACCGACCCGGAGTTCCGCACCCGCTCCATCATCATCAAGGAGCAGCGCGCCGAGTTGGTCAAGCACCACCTCTGGGTGCTCTGGACCGACTACTTCAAGCCGCCGCACTTCGAGAAGTACCCGAACCTGCACAGCCTGTTCAACGAGGCCACCAAGCTCGCCGGCGCCGGTGGCGTCAAGGGCAGCCTCGACCCGGCCACCGCCGACAAGTTGCTCGCGAAGATCGACGAGATCTCGAAGATCTTCTGGGAGACCAAGAAGGCGTGACCTCACCCGTCACACCAACGATCCGGCCGGCACGTCCCGAGGACGTGCCGGCCGTCGTCGCCATGGTGCACGAGCTGGCGGAGTACGAACGTGCCCCCGACCAGTGCCACCTGACCGTCGAGCAGTTGACCTCGGCCCTCTACGGTCCCGCTCCGGCGCTCTTCGGCCACGTCGCGGTGGACCAGCACGACGAGCCGATCGGCTTCGCGCTGTGGTTCCTCAACTTCTCCACCTGGGCCGGCGTGCACGGCATCTACCTGGAGGACCTCTACGTCCGGCCGGCTGCCCGGGGCACCGGGGCGGGTCGACTGCTGCTCGCCACCCTGGCCGACATCTGCGTACGACGCGGCTATCGGCGGCTGGAGTGGTGGATGATCGACTGGAACCCGGCCGCCGGGTTCTACGCCTCGATCGGCGCCGAGCAGATGAGCGAGTGGATCCCCTACCGGCTCAGCGGCGACGCGCTCCGCGAGCTGGCCGACCATGCCACCACCGCCGGCACGCGTACGGGCGACTGACCGGGTAGAGTCCCCGACCGGGGGGATGAGGCGTGACTCAA
The window above is part of the Micromonospora sp. LH3U1 genome. Proteins encoded here:
- a CDS encoding S24/S26 family peptidase is translated as MTTDHPAEAARLRRPLTAVLVTGPSMAPTLRHGDAVLVRPGGRPIRPGDVVVAVFRTRPELLVVKRAVRPQDGGWWLHGDNDLITDDSRAYGVADVRGRVVARYWPRPGRVPRRRL
- the sodN gene encoding superoxide dismutase, Ni, with amino-acid sequence MRLPRILAPRVTASAHCDLPCGVYDPAQARIEAESVKMICEKYQANTDPEFRTRSIIIKEQRAELVKHHLWVLWTDYFKPPHFEKYPNLHSLFNEATKLAGAGGVKGSLDPATADKLLAKIDEISKIFWETKKA
- a CDS encoding GNAT family N-acetyltransferase encodes the protein MTSPVTPTIRPARPEDVPAVVAMVHELAEYERAPDQCHLTVEQLTSALYGPAPALFGHVAVDQHDEPIGFALWFLNFSTWAGVHGIYLEDLYVRPAARGTGAGRLLLATLADICVRRGYRRLEWWMIDWNPAAGFYASIGAEQMSEWIPYRLSGDALRELADHATTAGTRTGD